The following coding sequences are from one Oncorhynchus nerka isolate Pitt River linkage group LG6, Oner_Uvic_2.0, whole genome shotgun sequence window:
- the LOC115130555 gene encoding serine/threonine-protein phosphatase 2A 55 kDa regulatory subunit B gamma isoform isoform X3, whose amino-acid sequence MGEDTDTTRTLNHGFLRDHNYVTEADIISTVEFNHTGELLATGDKGGRVVIFQREPECKTEPYSQGEYNVYSTFQSHEPEFDYLKSLEIEEKINKIRWLPQQNAAHFLLSTNDKTIKLWKVSERDKRPEGYNLKDEEGRIKDLSTVTSLQVPVLKPMDLMVEVSPRRVFANAHTYHVNSISVNSDHETYMSADDLRINLWHLGITDRSFNIVDIKPVNMEDLTEVITAAEFHPHHCNLLVYSSSKGTLRLCDMREAALCDKHSKLFEEPEDPSNRSFFSEIISSVSDVKFSHSGRYLLTRDYLTAKVWDLNMENKPLEIYQVHDYLRSKLCSLYENDCIFDKFECAWNGSDSVIMTGAYNNFFRMFDRNTKRDVTLEASRESSKPRAVLKPRRVCQGGKRRKDDISVDSLDFTKKILHTAWHPTENIIAIAATNNLYIFQDKFN is encoded by the exons ATGGGCGAGGACACTGACACCACCCGAACGCTCAACCACGGCTTCCTCCGAGACCACAACTATGTGACTGAAG CTGATATCATCTCCACTGTAGAGTTCAACCACACTGGAGAACTCCTGGCCACAGGGGATAAGGGGGGGCGAGTGGTCATCTTCCAGAGGGAACCTGAG TGTAAGACAGAGCCGTACTCCCAGGGAGAGTATAATGTCTACAGCACATTCCAGAGCCACGAGCCGGAGTTTGATTACCTTAAGAGTCTGGAGATCGAGGAGAAGATCAACAAGATACGATGGCTGCCTCAGCAGAACGCCGCCCACTTCCTCCTTTCCACCAATG atAAGACCATTAAGCTATGGAAGGTGAGTGAGCGGGACAAGAGGCCTGAAGGCTACAACCTGAAGGATGAGGAGGGCAGGATAAAGGACCTCTCCACTGTCACTTCACTACAG GTGCCGGTGTTGAAGCCCATGGATCTGATGGTGGAGGTGAGTCCTCGGCGTGTGTTTGCCAACGCCCACACCTACCACGTCAACTCCATCTCCGTCAACTCCGACCACGAGACCTACATGTCAGCTGACGACCTGAGGATCAACCTCTGGCATCTGGGCATCACCGACCGCAGCTTCA ACATTGTGGACATTAAGCCAGTGAACATGGAGGATCTGACAGAGGTGATAACAGCAGCAGAGTTCCACCCTCACCACTGTAACCTGTTGGTCTATAGCAGCAGTAAGGGAACTCTACGGCTCTGTGACATGAGAGAGGCCGCACTGTGTGACAAACACTCCAAAC tgTTTGAGGAGCCGGAGGACCCCAGTAACCGCTCTTTCTTCTCGGAAATAATCTCGTCTGTGTCGGACGTGAAGTTCAGCCACAGCGGGCGCTACCTGCTGACCAGAGACTACCTCACCGCCAAGGTGTGGGACCTCAACATGGAGAACAAGCCCCTGGAGATATATCAA GTGCATGATTACCTCCGCAGCAAGCTGTGCTCCCTTTATGAGAACGACTGCATCTTTGACAAGTTTGAGTGTGCCTGGAACGGCTCAGACAG tgtgatcaTGACGGGGGCCTACAACAACTTCTTCCGGATGTTTGACCGGAACACAAAGCGTGACGTGACCCTGGAGGCGTCCAGGGAGAGCAGTAAGCCCCGGGCCGTTCTCAAGCCTCGCCGCGTCTGCCAGGGCGGGAAACGTCGCAAGGATGACATCAGCGTGGACAGCCTGGACTTCACCAAGAAGATCCTGCACACGGCCTGGCACCCCACGGAGAACATCATCGCCATCGCTGCCACCAACAACCTGTACATCTTCCAGGACAAATTCAACTAG
- the LOC115130555 gene encoding serine/threonine-protein phosphatase 2A 55 kDa regulatory subunit B beta isoform isoform X1, with protein MVIEWETRPAMTPQDTSTQLPTAPQSRDMDSAGTLHGEGISAWTNSATAVHFRRVGDVCRSADIISTVEFNHTGELLATGDKGGRVVIFQREPECKTEPYSQGEYNVYSTFQSHEPEFDYLKSLEIEEKINKIRWLPQQNAAHFLLSTNDKTIKLWKVSERDKRPEGYNLKDEEGRIKDLSTVTSLQVPVLKPMDLMVEVSPRRVFANAHTYHVNSISVNSDHETYMSADDLRINLWHLGITDRSFNIVDIKPVNMEDLTEVITAAEFHPHHCNLLVYSSSKGTLRLCDMREAALCDKHSKLFEEPEDPSNRSFFSEIISSVSDVKFSHSGRYLLTRDYLTAKVWDLNMENKPLEIYQVHDYLRSKLCSLYENDCIFDKFECAWNGSDSVIMTGAYNNFFRMFDRNTKRDVTLEASRESSKPRAVLKPRRVCQGGKRRKDDISVDSLDFTKKILHTAWHPTENIIAIAATNNLYIFQDKFN; from the exons ATGGTAATTGAATGGGAGACCAGGCCTGCTATGACACCACAGGACACATCCACTCAGCTTCCCACTGCGCCACAGAGCCGTGATATGGACTCTGCAGGGACTCTGCACGGGGAGGGAATCTCTGCTTGGACCAACAGTGCTACTGCGGTGCACTTCCGTAGGGTCGGTGATGTGTGTcgcagtg CTGATATCATCTCCACTGTAGAGTTCAACCACACTGGAGAACTCCTGGCCACAGGGGATAAGGGGGGGCGAGTGGTCATCTTCCAGAGGGAACCTGAG TGTAAGACAGAGCCGTACTCCCAGGGAGAGTATAATGTCTACAGCACATTCCAGAGCCACGAGCCGGAGTTTGATTACCTTAAGAGTCTGGAGATCGAGGAGAAGATCAACAAGATACGATGGCTGCCTCAGCAGAACGCCGCCCACTTCCTCCTTTCCACCAATG atAAGACCATTAAGCTATGGAAGGTGAGTGAGCGGGACAAGAGGCCTGAAGGCTACAACCTGAAGGATGAGGAGGGCAGGATAAAGGACCTCTCCACTGTCACTTCACTACAG GTGCCGGTGTTGAAGCCCATGGATCTGATGGTGGAGGTGAGTCCTCGGCGTGTGTTTGCCAACGCCCACACCTACCACGTCAACTCCATCTCCGTCAACTCCGACCACGAGACCTACATGTCAGCTGACGACCTGAGGATCAACCTCTGGCATCTGGGCATCACCGACCGCAGCTTCA ACATTGTGGACATTAAGCCAGTGAACATGGAGGATCTGACAGAGGTGATAACAGCAGCAGAGTTCCACCCTCACCACTGTAACCTGTTGGTCTATAGCAGCAGTAAGGGAACTCTACGGCTCTGTGACATGAGAGAGGCCGCACTGTGTGACAAACACTCCAAAC tgTTTGAGGAGCCGGAGGACCCCAGTAACCGCTCTTTCTTCTCGGAAATAATCTCGTCTGTGTCGGACGTGAAGTTCAGCCACAGCGGGCGCTACCTGCTGACCAGAGACTACCTCACCGCCAAGGTGTGGGACCTCAACATGGAGAACAAGCCCCTGGAGATATATCAA GTGCATGATTACCTCCGCAGCAAGCTGTGCTCCCTTTATGAGAACGACTGCATCTTTGACAAGTTTGAGTGTGCCTGGAACGGCTCAGACAG tgtgatcaTGACGGGGGCCTACAACAACTTCTTCCGGATGTTTGACCGGAACACAAAGCGTGACGTGACCCTGGAGGCGTCCAGGGAGAGCAGTAAGCCCCGGGCCGTTCTCAAGCCTCGCCGCGTCTGCCAGGGCGGGAAACGTCGCAAGGATGACATCAGCGTGGACAGCCTGGACTTCACCAAGAAGATCCTGCACACGGCCTGGCACCCCACGGAGAACATCATCGCCATCGCTGCCACCAACAACCTGTACATCTTCCAGGACAAATTCAACTAG
- the LOC115130555 gene encoding serine/threonine-protein phosphatase 2A 55 kDa regulatory subunit B beta isoform isoform X2 — MLNPIQVLCSDITSLSLEPEPFASYTEADIISTVEFNHTGELLATGDKGGRVVIFQREPECKTEPYSQGEYNVYSTFQSHEPEFDYLKSLEIEEKINKIRWLPQQNAAHFLLSTNDKTIKLWKVSERDKRPEGYNLKDEEGRIKDLSTVTSLQVPVLKPMDLMVEVSPRRVFANAHTYHVNSISVNSDHETYMSADDLRINLWHLGITDRSFNIVDIKPVNMEDLTEVITAAEFHPHHCNLLVYSSSKGTLRLCDMREAALCDKHSKLFEEPEDPSNRSFFSEIISSVSDVKFSHSGRYLLTRDYLTAKVWDLNMENKPLEIYQVHDYLRSKLCSLYENDCIFDKFECAWNGSDSVIMTGAYNNFFRMFDRNTKRDVTLEASRESSKPRAVLKPRRVCQGGKRRKDDISVDSLDFTKKILHTAWHPTENIIAIAATNNLYIFQDKFN, encoded by the exons ATGTTGAACCCCATCCAGGTCCTGTGCTCCGACATCACTTCCCTCTCCCTGGAGCCCGAGCCGTTTGCCTCTTACACTGAAG CTGATATCATCTCCACTGTAGAGTTCAACCACACTGGAGAACTCCTGGCCACAGGGGATAAGGGGGGGCGAGTGGTCATCTTCCAGAGGGAACCTGAG TGTAAGACAGAGCCGTACTCCCAGGGAGAGTATAATGTCTACAGCACATTCCAGAGCCACGAGCCGGAGTTTGATTACCTTAAGAGTCTGGAGATCGAGGAGAAGATCAACAAGATACGATGGCTGCCTCAGCAGAACGCCGCCCACTTCCTCCTTTCCACCAATG atAAGACCATTAAGCTATGGAAGGTGAGTGAGCGGGACAAGAGGCCTGAAGGCTACAACCTGAAGGATGAGGAGGGCAGGATAAAGGACCTCTCCACTGTCACTTCACTACAG GTGCCGGTGTTGAAGCCCATGGATCTGATGGTGGAGGTGAGTCCTCGGCGTGTGTTTGCCAACGCCCACACCTACCACGTCAACTCCATCTCCGTCAACTCCGACCACGAGACCTACATGTCAGCTGACGACCTGAGGATCAACCTCTGGCATCTGGGCATCACCGACCGCAGCTTCA ACATTGTGGACATTAAGCCAGTGAACATGGAGGATCTGACAGAGGTGATAACAGCAGCAGAGTTCCACCCTCACCACTGTAACCTGTTGGTCTATAGCAGCAGTAAGGGAACTCTACGGCTCTGTGACATGAGAGAGGCCGCACTGTGTGACAAACACTCCAAAC tgTTTGAGGAGCCGGAGGACCCCAGTAACCGCTCTTTCTTCTCGGAAATAATCTCGTCTGTGTCGGACGTGAAGTTCAGCCACAGCGGGCGCTACCTGCTGACCAGAGACTACCTCACCGCCAAGGTGTGGGACCTCAACATGGAGAACAAGCCCCTGGAGATATATCAA GTGCATGATTACCTCCGCAGCAAGCTGTGCTCCCTTTATGAGAACGACTGCATCTTTGACAAGTTTGAGTGTGCCTGGAACGGCTCAGACAG tgtgatcaTGACGGGGGCCTACAACAACTTCTTCCGGATGTTTGACCGGAACACAAAGCGTGACGTGACCCTGGAGGCGTCCAGGGAGAGCAGTAAGCCCCGGGCCGTTCTCAAGCCTCGCCGCGTCTGCCAGGGCGGGAAACGTCGCAAGGATGACATCAGCGTGGACAGCCTGGACTTCACCAAGAAGATCCTGCACACGGCCTGGCACCCCACGGAGAACATCATCGCCATCGCTGCCACCAACAACCTGTACATCTTCCAGGACAAATTCAACTAG
- the LOC115131146 gene encoding zinc finger protein 467-like isoform X2, translating into MSEGQISLKYCCVTTFVTTRLGNTPHLIDSTEVLLSLSLGVTICPIYLPLVPPEQGVRDATVATMLDSVRNAFHAQLATVMDSLLAAAVCEIAKIFESSLCEQQEELMQRGGEITALRGRLERAERRLKKEGDGEDGLLDVIEGPAREIGGDDSPRQQSEPRPGSSWESDAASETPPLVQDRGCKEPPRMKKEETELEGTSVKEEFGESHPAPVEGKGQGPGGSSAAGSQRLGDPLSDTPGTKAKLSHWEGDHRPLQSQSSASFFQEPRVGHFSPRPDHRSPGLDPWASGVPLDLQDPSFLNQSPDQVLEQREPRQSQDQTNQSQRGLRPRDDRGRGLVHQNRWSLASKDPIRPHPNTHAHKHAHGHAHTLSGARPYTCPYCGKSFSYPSHQRRHLLRHTGVRMYPCLVCDKSFLTPSELTVHTRVHTGERPFGCTQCGKRFARSGNLRAHQRDVHLGKRPFVCQECGKRFAHRGNLRVHHQRVHPGLPYHEDEYDQDGIALPSTG; encoded by the exons ATGTCAGAGGGTCAAATCTCTCTAAAATATTGTTGCGTGACCACCTTCGTGACCACCCGCCTGGGTAACACACCCCACCTGATTGACAGCACAGAAGTCCTCCTCTCCTTGAGTCTCGGTGTAACCATCTGCCCTATCTATCTACCCCTGGTTCCTCCAGAGCAGGGGGTAAGGGACGCCACTGTCGCCACAATGCTGGACTCTGTGAGGAATGCTTTCCACGCCCAGCTAGCCACCGTCATGGACTCTCTTCTGGCGGCGGCGGTGTGTGAGATCGCCAAGATCTTCGAGAGCAGTCTGTGTGAGCAGCAGGAAGAGCTgatgcagagaggaggggagatcacAGCCCTGAGGGGGAGGCTGGAGCGGGCAGAGAGGAGGCTGAAGAAGGAAGGAGATGGAGAAGATGGCCTACTGGATGTGATAGAAGGACCAGCAAGGGAAATAGGAGGAGATGACAGCCCAAGGCAGCAGTCTGAACCTAGACCTG GTTCAAGCTGGGAGTCAGATGCCGCCTCTGAGACCCCCCCACTGGTCCAAGACAGGGGGTGTAAGGAGCCGCCCAGGATGAAAAAGGAGGAGACAGAGCTGGAGGGGACTTCCGTCAAAGAAGAG TTTGGGGAGTCCCACCCTGCCCCTGTGGAGGGGAAGGGACAAGGGCCAGGGGGGAGCTCTGCTGCTGGGAGCCAGAGGCTGGGAGACCCCCTGTCTGATACACCAGGGACCAAGGCAAAGT TATCCCATTGGGAGGGAGACCATAGACCTCTTCAAAGCCAGAGCTCCGCTTCCTTCTTTCAAGAACCCCGGGTTGGACATTTTTCCCCCAGACCTGACCACAGGTCTCCTGGGCTTGACCCCTGGGCGAGTGGGGTTCCTCTAGACCTTCAGGATCCTAGCTTCCTGAACCAGAGCCCAGACCAGGTACTAGAGCAGAGAGAGCCCCGACAGTCACAGGACCAAACCAACCAATCCCAGAGAGGCCTGAGACCAAGAGACGACAGAGGGAGGGGCCTAGTTCATCAGAACCGCTGGTCATTGGCTTCCAAGGACCCAATCAGaccacaccccaacacacacgctcacaaacatgcacacggtcacgcacacacacttagCGGGGCAAGACCCTACACCTGCCCGTACTGCGGTAAGAGCTTCAGCTACCCATCCCACCAGCGCAGGCACCTGCTGCGCCACACAGGTGTGCGGATGTACCCCTGCTTGGTATGCGACAAGAGCTTCCTGACTCCATCGGAGCTCACAGTGCACACCCGcgtccacacaggggagaggcCGTTTGGCTGCACCCAGTGTGGGAAGCGTTTTGCCCGCAGCGGGAATCTCCGGGCCCACCAGAGAGATGTCCACCTGGGGAAGAGACCCTTCGTCTGCCAGGAGTGTGGCAAGCGGTTCGCCCACAGGGGCAACCTGAGGGTGCACCACCAGAGGGTACACCCGGGCCTGCCATACCATGAGGATGAGTATGACCAGGATGGCATCGCTCTCCCCTCTACTGGGTAA
- the LOC115131146 gene encoding zinc finger protein 777-like isoform X1: protein MSEGQISLKYCCVTTFVTTRLGNTPHLIDSTEVLLSLSLGVTICPIYLPLVPPEQGVRDATVATMLDSVRNAFHAQLATVMDSLLAAAVCEIAKIFESSLCEQQEELMQRGGEITALRGRLERAERRLKKEGDGEDGLLDVIEGPAREIGGDDSPRQQSEPRPGSSWESDAASETPPLVQDRGCKEPPRMKKEETELEGTSVKEELKHCPLPQFGESHPAPVEGKGQGPGGSSAAGSQRLGDPLSDTPGTKAKLSHWEGDHRPLQSQSSASFFQEPRVGHFSPRPDHRSPGLDPWASGVPLDLQDPSFLNQSPDQVLEQREPRQSQDQTNQSQRGLRPRDDRGRGLVHQNRWSLASKDPIRPHPNTHAHKHAHGHAHTLSGARPYTCPYCGKSFSYPSHQRRHLLRHTGVRMYPCLVCDKSFLTPSELTVHTRVHTGERPFGCTQCGKRFARSGNLRAHQRDVHLGKRPFVCQECGKRFAHRGNLRVHHQRVHPGLPYHEDEYDQDGIALPSTG, encoded by the exons ATGTCAGAGGGTCAAATCTCTCTAAAATATTGTTGCGTGACCACCTTCGTGACCACCCGCCTGGGTAACACACCCCACCTGATTGACAGCACAGAAGTCCTCCTCTCCTTGAGTCTCGGTGTAACCATCTGCCCTATCTATCTACCCCTGGTTCCTCCAGAGCAGGGGGTAAGGGACGCCACTGTCGCCACAATGCTGGACTCTGTGAGGAATGCTTTCCACGCCCAGCTAGCCACCGTCATGGACTCTCTTCTGGCGGCGGCGGTGTGTGAGATCGCCAAGATCTTCGAGAGCAGTCTGTGTGAGCAGCAGGAAGAGCTgatgcagagaggaggggagatcacAGCCCTGAGGGGGAGGCTGGAGCGGGCAGAGAGGAGGCTGAAGAAGGAAGGAGATGGAGAAGATGGCCTACTGGATGTGATAGAAGGACCAGCAAGGGAAATAGGAGGAGATGACAGCCCAAGGCAGCAGTCTGAACCTAGACCTG GTTCAAGCTGGGAGTCAGATGCCGCCTCTGAGACCCCCCCACTGGTCCAAGACAGGGGGTGTAAGGAGCCGCCCAGGATGAAAAAGGAGGAGACAGAGCTGGAGGGGACTTCCGTCAAAGAAGAG CTTAAACATTGCCCTCTTCCACAGTTTGGGGAGTCCCACCCTGCCCCTGTGGAGGGGAAGGGACAAGGGCCAGGGGGGAGCTCTGCTGCTGGGAGCCAGAGGCTGGGAGACCCCCTGTCTGATACACCAGGGACCAAGGCAAAGT TATCCCATTGGGAGGGAGACCATAGACCTCTTCAAAGCCAGAGCTCCGCTTCCTTCTTTCAAGAACCCCGGGTTGGACATTTTTCCCCCAGACCTGACCACAGGTCTCCTGGGCTTGACCCCTGGGCGAGTGGGGTTCCTCTAGACCTTCAGGATCCTAGCTTCCTGAACCAGAGCCCAGACCAGGTACTAGAGCAGAGAGAGCCCCGACAGTCACAGGACCAAACCAACCAATCCCAGAGAGGCCTGAGACCAAGAGACGACAGAGGGAGGGGCCTAGTTCATCAGAACCGCTGGTCATTGGCTTCCAAGGACCCAATCAGaccacaccccaacacacacgctcacaaacatgcacacggtcacgcacacacacttagCGGGGCAAGACCCTACACCTGCCCGTACTGCGGTAAGAGCTTCAGCTACCCATCCCACCAGCGCAGGCACCTGCTGCGCCACACAGGTGTGCGGATGTACCCCTGCTTGGTATGCGACAAGAGCTTCCTGACTCCATCGGAGCTCACAGTGCACACCCGcgtccacacaggggagaggcCGTTTGGCTGCACCCAGTGTGGGAAGCGTTTTGCCCGCAGCGGGAATCTCCGGGCCCACCAGAGAGATGTCCACCTGGGGAAGAGACCCTTCGTCTGCCAGGAGTGTGGCAAGCGGTTCGCCCACAGGGGCAACCTGAGGGTGCACCACCAGAGGGTACACCCGGGCCTGCCATACCATGAGGATGAGTATGACCAGGATGGCATCGCTCTCCCCTCTACTGGGTAA